A part of Azospirillum thermophilum genomic DNA contains:
- a CDS encoding response regulator — protein MTTGRSGGALFRLSIPATTAVAEPARPHADADGLRAARCGLLPVPPMDILLVEDGPENRMVIMEWLAPGGHRITCAASGEEALRAVAERPFDLILMDIRLEGMDGTEAARRIRALPDETSAMTPIIALTANASLKDRETYTAAGIDEVLTKPVNPDALTDALARHAPSGACRAGPMEESQAGDAPAPVSALAPAVAERLASLFVTVAHGLDAALCDAQKAGDRDEMERIAHRLRGSAGTYGYPRLAGAAAALERDLRHGVDGERLMTAVAEVRAALGSVVGVGAGNVR, from the coding sequence GTGACCACCGGCCGCAGCGGCGGCGCCTTGTTCCGCCTGTCCATTCCGGCGACCACGGCCGTGGCGGAGCCGGCACGCCCGCACGCCGATGCGGACGGGCTGCGGGCCGCCCGCTGCGGATTGTTGCCCGTGCCCCCGATGGACATCCTTCTGGTGGAGGACGGGCCGGAGAACCGCATGGTCATCATGGAATGGCTGGCCCCCGGCGGTCACCGGATCACCTGCGCCGCCAGCGGGGAAGAGGCCCTGCGCGCGGTGGCGGAGCGGCCGTTCGATCTGATCCTGATGGACATCCGCCTGGAAGGCATGGACGGGACGGAGGCCGCCCGGCGCATCCGCGCCTTGCCGGACGAGACATCGGCGATGACGCCCATCATCGCCCTGACCGCCAACGCCAGTTTGAAGGACCGGGAGACCTACACCGCCGCCGGCATCGACGAGGTGCTCACCAAGCCCGTGAACCCCGATGCGCTGACCGACGCCCTGGCCCGGCACGCCCCGTCCGGCGCCTGCCGGGCCGGACCGATGGAAGAGTCCCAGGCCGGTGACGCTCCGGCTCCGGTTTCGGCCCTGGCCCCGGCGGTCGCGGAGCGGCTCGCCTCTCTCTTCGTCACGGTGGCGCATGGCCTGGACGCGGCGTTGTGCGACGCCCAGAAGGCGGGCGACCGGGACGAGATGGAGCGCATCGCCCATCGCCTGCGCGGGTCCGCCGGCACCTATGGCTACCCGCGGCTGGCCGGTGCCGCGGCGGCCCTTGAACGGGATCTGCGGCACGGGGTCGACGGCGAGCGCTTGATGACCGCGGTGGCCGAGGTTCGTGCTGCGCTGGGGAGCGTCGTGGGCGTCGGCGCAGGCAACGTCCGCTGA
- a CDS encoding ATP-binding protein, translated as MAWLPGLALAVCIVAGAAPLGAEGDGAVRGGVLDLRGGVPKERALALDGEWLVSWGRLAGAETGLGPGAVAMPPPRPDGWTTARLPGVWNGQPRPDGTAMGSVGVATYRLFILLPEDGVAYTVQVPLVKSASRVWLNGSPVAAAGRPAMIASAETAQTATRFVTLPAGEAAGEGARVADLAIEVSNHFHHEGGIGSSPRLAAGDFLQRAWTLRQLVSAGVVLSLFLLAAYVAAFARRGERSAYYLMTGLLAASAVRMLCTSELLTTVFPAVDASLAYRLEYLPIYLFWPIYFHALDHLLPGCLNRRVGRAMDLLGGAGVLFVLVADPMVFTRFRDVASALLGLSILYFIARIAAAARQRRYGAWVLGVGAVLFMASVVHDAMMYAHLFDSVDLAPFGELAFLFMHALVLGRRVMRAFDDVRNLSTELAALNEGLERQVQDRTEALRRQSAIVESVLREAKERAEDDAAVKTRFLAHLSHEVRTPLNAVLGMVRLMQRDSLSAGQADRLRVIDGAGRQLVALLDEVLELSRLEAGRVMLALEPNDVPGLVRDAVALCRPSAADKGLDVTLTIGKAVGCWYLVDGRRLHQILLNLLSNAIKFTPRGSISVTLDLGAEAAPQGEGHRRLVLSVADSGPGVPDAAKATIFDAFTRLESAGLAKGSGLGLAIARGLVEALGGTIRVADRPGGGALFTVELPVTAAGEPAAPAREAVPEVPALDILMVEDAPENRAVLRAFLAAGGHRVTETDRAEEAVRLLLARRRFDVILMDIRLAGMSGLEAARRIRALPDEAAALTPIIAVTANVSSADEVDYRAAGIDDLLPKPLDPDRLAAALARFAPAGPAAALRASSTGRQAPRLAETIALDRLGALLDLFAATCREQRAALAAADRAGDGAWLAAIAHRLKGSAATYGFPALANAAASLDRAVRSDGPAGAPLADRVRAVDAELRAVLEALDARRRAPADG; from the coding sequence GTGGCTTGGCTGCCGGGACTTGCCCTGGCGGTCTGCATCGTTGCCGGAGCTGCGCCGCTCGGGGCGGAGGGCGACGGGGCCGTCCGCGGCGGCGTCCTCGACCTGCGCGGCGGTGTGCCGAAGGAGCGTGCGCTGGCGCTCGATGGGGAATGGCTCGTCTCCTGGGGACGGCTGGCGGGGGCCGAGACCGGCTTGGGGCCGGGCGCCGTGGCGATGCCCCCGCCGCGCCCCGACGGCTGGACCACCGCCCGGCTGCCCGGCGTCTGGAACGGCCAGCCCCGACCGGACGGCACGGCGATGGGGTCGGTGGGGGTGGCGACCTACCGGCTTTTCATCCTGTTGCCGGAGGATGGGGTCGCCTACACCGTCCAGGTGCCCCTGGTGAAGTCGGCGTCGCGGGTGTGGCTGAACGGCTCTCCGGTGGCTGCGGCCGGACGGCCTGCGATGATCGCCTCCGCAGAGACCGCGCAGACGGCCACCCGGTTCGTCACCCTGCCGGCCGGTGAGGCCGCGGGCGAAGGGGCACGGGTCGCCGACCTCGCCATCGAGGTGTCGAACCACTTTCACCACGAGGGCGGCATCGGTTCGAGTCCGCGGCTTGCGGCAGGCGACTTCCTCCAGCGGGCCTGGACGCTGCGCCAGCTGGTCTCGGCCGGCGTGGTGCTGTCGCTGTTCCTGCTGGCGGCCTATGTCGCGGCCTTCGCACGGCGGGGAGAGCGGTCGGCCTATTATCTGATGACCGGCCTGCTGGCGGCGAGCGCGGTGCGCATGCTGTGCACCAGCGAGCTGCTCACCACGGTCTTCCCCGCCGTGGACGCGTCGCTGGCATACCGGCTCGAATATCTGCCGATCTACCTGTTCTGGCCGATATATTTCCATGCCCTGGACCATCTGCTGCCGGGATGCCTGAACCGGCGGGTCGGGCGGGCGATGGACCTGCTGGGAGGAGCCGGGGTCTTGTTCGTCCTGGTGGCCGACCCGATGGTCTTCACCCGCTTCCGCGACGTGGCGAGCGCGCTGCTCGGCCTGTCGATCCTCTATTTCATCGCCCGCATCGCCGCCGCCGCCCGGCAGCGGCGCTACGGGGCCTGGGTGCTGGGCGTGGGGGCGGTGCTGTTCATGGCCTCGGTCGTCCACGACGCCATGATGTATGCCCACCTGTTCGACAGTGTCGATCTTGCCCCGTTCGGCGAGCTGGCCTTTCTGTTCATGCACGCCCTGGTCCTGGGGCGCCGGGTGATGCGGGCCTTCGACGACGTGCGGAACCTGTCGACCGAGCTTGCCGCTTTGAACGAGGGTCTGGAGCGGCAGGTGCAGGACCGCACCGAGGCGTTGCGGCGGCAGTCGGCCATCGTCGAATCGGTCCTGCGCGAGGCCAAGGAGCGGGCGGAGGATGACGCGGCCGTGAAGACGCGCTTCCTCGCCCATCTCAGTCACGAGGTGCGCACGCCGCTGAACGCCGTCCTGGGCATGGTCCGGCTGATGCAGCGGGACTCCCTGTCGGCGGGGCAGGCCGACCGGCTGCGGGTCATCGACGGGGCCGGGCGGCAGCTGGTCGCCTTGCTGGACGAGGTGCTTGAGCTGTCGCGGCTGGAGGCGGGCCGGGTGATGCTGGCGCTCGAACCGAACGACGTTCCGGGGCTGGTCCGCGACGCCGTGGCGCTGTGCCGGCCGTCGGCGGCCGACAAGGGGCTGGACGTCACGCTGACCATCGGGAAGGCCGTCGGTTGCTGGTACCTCGTCGACGGGCGCCGGCTGCACCAGATCCTGCTGAACCTTCTGTCGAACGCGATCAAATTCACGCCCCGGGGCTCCATCTCCGTGACGCTGGACCTCGGCGCGGAGGCCGCGCCGCAGGGCGAGGGACATCGGCGGCTGGTCCTCTCGGTGGCCGACAGCGGCCCCGGCGTGCCGGACGCGGCCAAGGCGACCATCTTCGATGCCTTTACCCGCCTGGAGAGCGCGGGGCTGGCCAAGGGCAGCGGTCTCGGCCTTGCCATCGCGCGGGGGCTGGTGGAGGCGCTGGGCGGGACGATCCGGGTCGCCGACCGGCCGGGGGGCGGCGCGCTGTTCACGGTCGAGCTTCCGGTCACGGCTGCCGGCGAACCCGCGGCGCCGGCCCGTGAAGCGGTGCCGGAGGTGCCCGCGCTCGACATCCTGATGGTGGAGGATGCGCCCGAGAACCGCGCCGTCCTGCGCGCCTTTCTTGCCGCCGGCGGCCACCGGGTGACGGAGACGGACCGCGCGGAAGAGGCGGTGCGGCTTCTTCTGGCGCGCCGGCGCTTCGACGTGATCCTGATGGACATCCGGCTCGCCGGGATGAGCGGCCTGGAGGCGGCCCGCCGCATCCGCGCGCTGCCCGACGAGGCGGCGGCCCTGACCCCGATCATCGCCGTCACCGCCAACGTTTCGTCGGCCGACGAGGTGGACTATCGGGCGGCGGGCATCGACGATCTCCTTCCCAAGCCTCTCGACCCCGACCGCCTGGCCGCGGCCTTGGCCCGCTTCGCGCCCGCCGGCCCGGCGGCGGCCCTGCGGGCCTCATCGACCGGCCGCCAAGCGCCCCGGCTGGCGGAGACCATCGCTCTGGACCGGCTGGGCGCGCTGCTGGATCTGTTCGCCGCCACCTGCCGGGAGCAGCGCGCGGCGCTGGCCGCGGCGGACCGGGCGGGGGACGGCGCATGGCTGGCCGCCATCGCCCACCGGCTGAAGGGCTCGGCCGCGACCTACGGGTTTCCCGCGCTCGCCAACGCCGCGGCGTCGCTGGACAGGGCCGTGCGGAGCGACGGGCCGGCGGGTGCCCCGCTCGCCGACCGGGTGCGCGCGGTGGACGCGGAGTTGAGAGCCGTGCTGGAGGCGCTGGACGCGCGTCGTCGAGCCCCGGCGGATGGTTAG
- a CDS encoding sensor histidine kinase — MARTIRFAQLFALSALFAIAYHLGALASVRIARIPEANWTVIWLSSGIGLLCVRAIGSAGLAAIGAAALATSTVYYAVRLGLPWPQAPVAILSTAALDLLQVWMAAQADRRLGHWPVDGRIEGTYGRMVTYLLRVCLLPPLVTCTLLVVKDPLLGIGSLSPDGSVTGMLMKIFIVVTGNALGLFLLGPLAALWDRRQALRAAGPELLVMLALVPLPVLLSTLAIPHVAILAFAVALMVAVRHGLAGSVLAVLVLTLTTVATVAAKAGPFPVDQAGMTMFGFALVIVVLGVTFHFVGLAVDTLAHQQANLERLVAARTQALERKSAELAALADRKTAFLAWLSHEVRTPLNAILGMVRLMRRDGPGPDHQRRLGIAETAGRHLVRLLDDVLELSRLEAEAVTLAPEPADARALIGEVATILQPEAEAKGLRLAVVVSPTLRPAYRLDPLRLRQLLFNLIANAIKFTDAGMIIVRLGTEDTPDGTRLVLEVEDTGPGVPESARDSIFDAYDRAGAGDSRSDGTGLGLAIVRQIVERMGGRSG; from the coding sequence ATGGCCAGAACCATCCGCTTCGCGCAGCTTTTTGCGCTGTCTGCCCTTTTTGCCATCGCTTATCATCTCGGCGCCTTGGCCAGTGTGCGGATCGCGCGGATTCCCGAGGCCAACTGGACCGTGATCTGGCTGAGCTCCGGTATCGGGCTGCTGTGCGTGCGGGCGATCGGGTCGGCGGGGCTGGCGGCGATAGGGGCGGCGGCGTTGGCGACCTCCACCGTCTATTATGCCGTGCGTCTTGGCCTGCCTTGGCCGCAGGCGCCCGTGGCGATCCTGTCGACCGCGGCGCTGGACCTGCTGCAGGTGTGGATGGCGGCGCAGGCCGACCGGCGGCTCGGCCACTGGCCGGTGGACGGGCGGATCGAGGGGACCTATGGGCGGATGGTCACCTACCTTCTGCGGGTGTGCCTGCTGCCGCCCCTGGTGACCTGCACGCTGCTGGTCGTGAAGGATCCGCTGCTCGGGATCGGCAGTCTGAGCCCCGACGGCAGCGTCACCGGCATGCTGATGAAGATCTTCATCGTGGTGACGGGCAACGCGCTGGGATTGTTCCTGCTGGGGCCGCTGGCCGCGCTGTGGGATCGCCGGCAGGCGTTGAGGGCGGCCGGGCCGGAACTGCTGGTGATGCTGGCGCTCGTCCCGTTGCCCGTGCTGCTGTCCACCCTGGCGATCCCGCACGTCGCCATCCTGGCGTTCGCGGTGGCGCTGATGGTGGCGGTGCGGCATGGGCTGGCCGGCTCGGTTCTGGCGGTCCTGGTGCTGACCCTGACCACGGTCGCCACCGTGGCCGCCAAGGCCGGCCCCTTTCCGGTCGATCAGGCGGGAATGACGATGTTCGGCTTCGCGCTGGTGATCGTGGTGTTGGGGGTGACCTTCCATTTCGTCGGCCTGGCTGTGGACACGCTGGCGCATCAGCAGGCGAACCTGGAGCGGCTGGTCGCCGCGCGCACGCAGGCTCTTGAGCGGAAGAGCGCCGAGTTGGCCGCCCTGGCCGATCGGAAGACGGCCTTCCTCGCCTGGCTGAGCCATGAGGTGCGCACGCCGCTGAACGCCATCCTGGGCATGGTGCGGCTGATGCGGCGCGATGGTCCGGGGCCGGATCACCAACGTCGGCTGGGCATCGCGGAAACGGCGGGGCGTCATCTGGTCCGGCTGCTCGACGATGTGCTGGAGCTGTCGCGCCTGGAGGCGGAGGCGGTGACCCTGGCACCGGAGCCGGCCGACGCGCGCGCCCTGATCGGCGAGGTGGCCACGATCCTGCAGCCCGAGGCCGAGGCGAAGGGCCTGCGCCTGGCCGTCGTCGTCAGCCCGACGCTTCGGCCGGCCTATCGCCTGGATCCGCTCCGGCTGCGCCAGCTGCTGTTCAACCTGATTGCCAACGCCATCAAATTCACCGACGCCGGCATGATCATCGTGCGGCTGGGCACCGAAGACACTCCCGACGGCACCCGGCTGGTCCTGGAGGTCGAAGACACCGGCCCCGGTGTGCCCGAGAGCGCGCGGGACAGCATCTTCGATGCCTACGACCGTGCCGGGGCGGGGGACTCGCGGTCGGACGGCACCGGCCTGGGCCTGGCCATCGTGCGGCAGATCGTCGAGCGGATGGGGGGACGGTCGGGGTGA
- a CDS encoding LacI family DNA-binding transcriptional regulator has translation MTIIEVAAIAQVSPSTVSLYCRRPEEVSPSMAERIRKVIDECGYVPNLMAGGLSAGKSRTVAVILPSITNSFFAETYNILQDLLHAAQYQTMLGVSEFNPEREEHLIRAFLAWSPAAIVLTGFEHTEGTRAMLRSAGIPVVETWDVTDAPGVAIDLSVGFSHTDVGRRQTGFLYDQGSRRVAYIGVAAAQDTRLHKRADGYAEEVRQRGLHEPMSLVVTDVVRASIGSRLISEMLDRHPDIDGVACSNDTLALGVLRELACRGLRVPEDVAVIGFGDLTFADSTQPPLTTIRPPQQKIGSIAASQVLSRLRGVEVLPAHQDLDCELVVRASTRKPA, from the coding sequence ATGACGATCATCGAGGTGGCCGCCATCGCTCAGGTCTCGCCCAGCACGGTCTCGCTCTATTGCCGCCGGCCGGAGGAGGTCTCGCCCTCGATGGCCGAGCGCATCCGCAAGGTCATCGATGAATGCGGCTATGTGCCCAACCTGATGGCGGGGGGGCTGTCGGCCGGGAAGAGCAGAACCGTGGCGGTCATCCTCCCGTCGATCACGAACTCCTTCTTCGCGGAAACCTACAACATCCTGCAGGATCTGCTGCACGCCGCGCAGTATCAGACCATGTTGGGGGTAAGCGAATTCAATCCGGAGCGGGAGGAGCATCTCATCCGCGCCTTCCTTGCCTGGTCGCCGGCGGCGATCGTGCTGACAGGCTTCGAGCACACGGAGGGAACCCGGGCGATGCTGCGGTCCGCCGGCATCCCCGTCGTGGAGACCTGGGACGTGACGGATGCGCCCGGCGTCGCGATCGACCTGTCCGTGGGGTTCTCGCACACGGACGTCGGACGGCGGCAGACCGGCTTCCTGTATGATCAGGGAAGCCGCCGGGTCGCCTATATCGGCGTGGCTGCGGCCCAGGACACGCGCCTGCACAAGCGGGCCGACGGCTATGCCGAGGAGGTGCGCCAGCGAGGCCTCCACGAGCCGATGTCCCTGGTGGTGACCGATGTCGTCCGGGCGTCGATCGGATCCCGCCTGATCAGCGAGATGCTGGACCGTCACCCGGACATCGACGGCGTGGCGTGTTCGAACGACACGCTGGCGCTCGGCGTTCTTCGCGAGCTGGCGTGCCGCGGGTTGCGGGTTCCCGAGGATGTCGCCGTGATCGGATTCGGCGACCTGACCTTCGCGGATTCGACGCAGCCGCCGCTGACCACGATCCGACCGCCGCAACAGAAGATCGGGTCGATCGCGGCAAGCCAGGTTCTTTCCCGGCTGCGCGGCGTCGAGGTGCTGCCCGCGCACCAGGACCTGGACTGCGAACTGGTGGTGCGGGCAAGCACGAGGAAGCCTGCGTGA
- a CDS encoding response regulator transcription factor produces the protein MAQATVLVVEDAAELRELYAGCLADAGYRVLHAPDAATMQRLLTEEHPDLVLLDINLPDANGLELARSLHIRDRTGLMFVTVHTDDEDRIGALEDAGDDYVTKPVDPRELLARVRNLLRRKSHDSYLRFDGWTLDLVRRALFRPDGSFQALTTGEFNVLAALAAMRPNPVNREYLLDVISNRDRDNVSEHTVDMLVMRLRRKMRSDDGRPAPIVTVRGVGYALSESAPESD, from the coding sequence ATGGCACAAGCCACGGTTCTGGTGGTGGAGGATGCGGCCGAGCTTCGCGAATTGTACGCGGGCTGTCTGGCCGACGCCGGGTACCGCGTCCTGCATGCCCCCGATGCGGCGACGATGCAGCGCCTGCTGACCGAGGAGCATCCGGACTTGGTGCTCCTCGACATCAATCTGCCCGATGCCAACGGGCTGGAACTGGCGCGGAGCCTGCACATCCGCGACCGGACGGGTCTCATGTTCGTCACGGTCCACACCGACGACGAGGACCGGATCGGCGCGTTGGAGGACGCAGGCGACGACTACGTCACCAAGCCGGTCGACCCGCGGGAGCTTCTGGCCCGGGTGCGAAACCTGCTGCGTCGGAAATCCCACGACTCCTACCTGCGTTTCGACGGATGGACGCTGGACCTCGTGCGCCGTGCGCTGTTCCGTCCGGACGGGTCCTTCCAGGCGCTGACCACCGGCGAATTCAACGTGCTGGCGGCGCTGGCGGCGATGCGGCCCAATCCGGTCAATCGGGAGTACCTGCTCGACGTCATCAGCAACCGGGACCGGGACAACGTCAGCGAGCACACGGTCGACATGCTGGTCATGCGGCTGCGGCGCAAGATGAGGAGCGACGATGGCCGGCCGGCGCCGATCGTCACCGTGCGCGGGGTCGGCTACGCATTGTCGGAGAGTGCGCCGGAGTCCGATTGA
- a CDS encoding ShlB/FhaC/HecB family hemolysin secretion/activation protein: protein MLLLAMLPGAAWAQGLPPQTLPPQTLPPAATPSVIGSGGERREGPAEPPPLQDEPLVGGQGLNGLPRITIRGGGSRFTLNGVDFDSSGLLAVEELQSVAGRYVGRSLGFDDLQEMVDAVNALYDAHGQAAARAVLPPQRIEGGRVRIQLVEGRLDGVAVLGDPAVGAEYVRNRVRAERGAVLDTRALHRDVLRFNLTNDAQLRAALQPGPSFGLTNLDLAVLEPPRVSLDLLADNYGFEATGRGQGGVLFRTGSLFAAGDRVMLYASGSRGTRMANIAYNLPAGTEGGRIGFSVSGSQTEIVQGDYRAYDITGASRAISLNGSHPLWTGDSTLLSVTGALTRSHASNNIADVYVTGTRANKASVGLSLYYGDAETSVLVSPLAELARLTETPGGRRRTATFFTGDASAVHRLSAPWTVQARGSWQLSTVRGLPGSQLFQIGGATSLRALPPGALTGDTGVYGQFELHWDASPLAKGLDLYGFYETGLVRPAGGNRVAMSDAGIGASLRLSDRVSTDLAVAARIRDGDGTPMDRYRLYLRTVFHVF, encoded by the coding sequence TTGCTGCTTCTGGCGATGCTGCCCGGTGCGGCGTGGGCGCAGGGCCTTCCGCCCCAGACCCTTCCGCCCCAGACCCTTCCGCCTGCCGCCACGCCGAGCGTGATCGGTTCCGGCGGGGAGCGGCGGGAGGGGCCGGCGGAACCGCCGCCGCTGCAGGACGAGCCGCTGGTGGGCGGGCAGGGGTTGAACGGCCTGCCCCGCATCACCATTCGCGGCGGCGGATCCCGCTTCACGCTGAATGGCGTGGACTTCGATTCCTCCGGGCTGCTGGCGGTCGAGGAACTCCAGTCGGTGGCCGGACGCTACGTCGGACGCAGCCTGGGGTTCGACGACCTGCAGGAGATGGTGGACGCGGTCAACGCGCTCTACGACGCGCATGGCCAGGCGGCCGCACGCGCCGTCCTGCCGCCCCAGAGGATCGAGGGCGGGCGGGTGCGCATCCAACTGGTGGAAGGGCGGCTGGACGGCGTCGCGGTGCTCGGCGACCCGGCGGTCGGCGCGGAGTATGTCCGCAACCGCGTCCGTGCCGAACGGGGCGCCGTGCTCGACACCCGGGCGCTGCATCGGGACGTCCTGCGCTTCAACCTGACCAACGATGCGCAGCTCCGCGCGGCGCTGCAGCCCGGTCCGTCCTTCGGTCTGACCAACCTCGACCTCGCGGTGCTCGAACCGCCTCGGGTGTCACTGGACCTGCTGGCGGACAACTATGGGTTCGAAGCGACCGGGCGCGGGCAGGGCGGGGTCCTGTTCCGGACCGGCAGCCTGTTCGCCGCGGGCGACCGGGTGATGCTGTACGCCTCGGGGTCGCGCGGGACGCGGATGGCGAACATCGCCTACAACCTGCCGGCCGGAACCGAAGGCGGGCGCATCGGCTTCAGCGTCAGCGGAAGCCAGACCGAGATCGTGCAGGGGGACTACCGGGCCTATGACATCACCGGTGCGTCACGGGCGATATCGCTGAACGGCAGCCACCCGTTGTGGACCGGCGACAGCACGCTGCTGTCCGTCACCGGCGCGCTGACCCGCAGTCATGCGTCGAACAACATCGCCGACGTCTATGTCACGGGCACCCGTGCCAACAAGGCGTCGGTCGGCCTTTCCCTCTACTACGGCGACGCGGAGACGTCGGTCCTGGTCTCGCCCCTGGCGGAGCTGGCCCGGCTGACCGAGACGCCCGGCGGCCGGCGGCGCACGGCGACCTTCTTCACCGGCGACGCGAGCGCCGTTCATCGCTTGTCCGCGCCCTGGACCGTCCAGGCCCGCGGCAGCTGGCAGCTCAGCACGGTGCGGGGGCTTCCCGGCAGCCAGCTCTTCCAGATCGGTGGGGCGACCTCCCTGCGCGCGCTGCCCCCCGGGGCGCTGACGGGCGACACCGGCGTCTACGGCCAGTTCGAGCTGCACTGGGACGCCTCGCCGCTGGCCAAGGGGCTGGACCTGTACGGCTTCTACGAGACCGGCCTGGTCCGGCCGGCCGGCGGCAACCGGGTCGCCATGTCCGATGCCGGCATCGGCGCGTCGCTCCGCCTTTCCGACCGGGTCTCCACCGATCTGGCGGTCGCCGCGCGGATTCGCGACGGCGACGGCACGCCGATGGACCGCTATCGCCTGTATCTCCGAACCGTCTTCCACGTCTTTTGA